In Cryptomeria japonica chromosome 10, Sugi_1.0, whole genome shotgun sequence, a genomic segment contains:
- the LOC131076856 gene encoding 7-deoxyloganetic acid glucosyltransferase-like: MLSHPSVGVFLTHSGWNSVIESISFGIAMPGWPYFVDQFLNCRFVKDVWKIGMDFEGVVVDEYRLVSREEVEKGVRRIMECEEARQRVLKLKEVTVKAVSSGGSSFRNLNKFIQDITRIAISVKG; the protein is encoded by the coding sequence ATGCTGTCCCACCCTTCCGTTGGAGTGTTTCTTACGCACAGCGGATGGAACTCCGTGATAGAGAGTATCAGCTTCGGAATTGCTATGCCGGGATGGCCATATTTTGTGGATCAGTTTCTCAATTGCAGATTTGTCAAAGATGTGTGGAAGATTGGGATGGACTTTGAGGGTGTGGTTGTTGACGAATATAGATTGGTTTCGAGAGAAGAGGTGGAGAAGGGGGTGAGGAGGATTATGGAATGTGAAGAGGCAAGGCAAAGGGTGTTGAAATTGAAGGAGGTAACAGTTAAAGCGGTTAGCTCAGGTGGTTCTTCCTTCCGCAACCTGAACAAGTTTATTCAGGACATTACTCGAATTGCCATATCTGTTAAGGGTTAA